The following proteins come from a genomic window of Candidatus Paceibacterota bacterium:
- a CDS encoding putative urea ABC transporter substrate-binding protein — translation MKKYLSLLILTIISLVASTAVQAGETYRYLWSHYTGWEPWQYISDSGIMKKHADKHGVKVEIVLINDYVTSINQYTAGSAVGCAMTIMDCLDMPASGGIDSDILVVGDYSNGNDGVVLMNAKSLREAKGRQFMIVKDSVSSYLLSQALKAEGMKDGDVTEVNTSDANIGATFASSGPKGACVTWNPILMQVRNLPGAKMVFDSSKIPGEIQDLMVVRRDAPEGVKRALVGAWFEAMEIMTGQGKKTDEAIAAMAKFAGGTVAEFKAQLKTTYMFYKPADAQAFASGPQAKKAAKTVAEFCFDHGLLGQGAKSAQHIGIEFPDGSVYGNPKNVKIHYKDPTSYLK, via the coding sequence ATGAAAAAATACCTCAGCCTTCTTATTTTGACCATCATCAGTTTGGTTGCTTCCACTGCAGTGCAGGCCGGCGAAACCTATCGGTATCTCTGGTCCCATTACACCGGCTGGGAGCCGTGGCAATACATCAGCGACTCCGGCATTATGAAAAAGCATGCGGACAAGCACGGCGTGAAAGTCGAGATTGTCCTCATCAATGACTATGTCACCTCGATCAACCAGTACACCGCCGGTTCGGCTGTGGGTTGCGCGATGACCATCATGGACTGTCTCGATATGCCGGCCTCCGGCGGTATCGATTCCGACATCCTCGTGGTCGGTGACTACTCGAACGGCAACGACGGAGTGGTGCTCATGAATGCCAAATCTTTGCGCGAAGCGAAGGGTCGACAGTTCATGATCGTGAAGGACTCGGTTTCCAGCTATCTTCTCTCCCAAGCTCTCAAGGCCGAAGGAATGAAGGACGGCGATGTGACCGAGGTCAACACTTCGGATGCTAACATCGGTGCCACCTTCGCCAGTTCCGGTCCCAAGGGCGCTTGCGTCACCTGGAACCCGATCTTGATGCAGGTGCGTAATTTGCCCGGCGCGAAGATGGTCTTCGACTCATCCAAGATTCCCGGCGAAATCCAGGATCTTATGGTGGTTCGTCGCGACGCTCCGGAAGGTGTCAAAAGGGCACTGGTCGGAGCATGGTTTGAGGCGATGGAGATCATGACCGGCCAGGGCAAGAAAACGGATGAAGCGATTGCGGCCATGGCGAAATTCGCCGGTGGTACGGTCGCCGAGTTCAAGGCCCAGTTGAAGACGACCTACATGTTCTACAAGCCGGCGGATGCGCAGGCTTTTGCCAGCGGCCCGCAAGCTAAGAAGGCAGCCAAGACCGTGGCGGAGTTCTGTTTCGATCATGGCCTGCTTGGTCAAGGTGCGAAGTCGGCCCAACATATCGGGATCGAATTTCCCGATGGGTCGGTTTACGGCAATCCGAAGAATGTGAAGATCCACTACAAGGATCCCACCAGTTATTTGAAGTAA
- a CDS encoding ABC transporter ATP-binding protein — METKTKYDILVESAYHGYPDPKVPGGRKVVLNNVDIKIKSGEFVTMVGPSGCGKSTLLRLITGQEQVDTALQFQIMGGPAGFPDRRRGVVFQNYTLAPHLTVLGNILLSLKYQADPWRELWSPKWNRQARLLAEGYLKKIRLEGAGDKYPHELSGGMKQRVAIAQTLITIDLFAMPKILCMDEPYGALDPSTREELQVFILELWEKYKTTVIFVTHDIEEAVFLGSRIVTLSQFWQPDVSGNSITTGARIVFDQLLPRQALSTKVKTTPEFAAMVAKVLEQGFRPEHRVHVSKFNLSHPDSFRTLSTEEDPKNGKFSEVALNGNGHGAGK; from the coding sequence ATGGAGACAAAAACCAAGTACGACATTCTGGTTGAGAGCGCTTACCACGGCTATCCGGATCCGAAAGTTCCGGGTGGCCGCAAAGTGGTGCTCAACAATGTGGACATCAAAATCAAGAGTGGCGAGTTCGTGACCATGGTCGGGCCTTCCGGTTGTGGCAAGTCGACCCTTCTCCGTTTGATTACTGGGCAGGAGCAAGTCGATACCGCTCTGCAGTTTCAAATTATGGGCGGTCCGGCCGGTTTCCCTGATCGCAGGCGTGGTGTGGTGTTTCAGAATTACACTCTGGCTCCACATCTCACTGTTTTAGGGAATATCCTCTTGAGCCTCAAGTACCAAGCAGATCCTTGGCGGGAACTATGGTCGCCGAAGTGGAACCGACAGGCCAGATTGCTGGCCGAAGGATATCTCAAAAAAATTCGGCTCGAAGGCGCCGGGGACAAGTATCCTCACGAACTTTCGGGTGGGATGAAACAGCGAGTGGCGATTGCCCAAACGCTGATTACAATCGACCTCTTCGCTATGCCGAAAATTCTCTGCATGGACGAACCCTACGGGGCTTTGGATCCGTCGACTCGTGAAGAGTTGCAGGTCTTCATCCTGGAGCTTTGGGAGAAGTACAAGACGACGGTGATTTTCGTCACCCACGATATCGAGGAAGCGGTTTTTCTTGGTTCGCGAATCGTCACTCTCTCACAGTTCTGGCAGCCGGATGTTTCGGGCAATTCAATCACGACCGGAGCGAGGATTGTCTTTGATCAGCTCTTGCCGCGCCAGGCTCTCTCGACCAAGGTCAAAACCACGCCGGAGTTTGCAGCGATGGTGGCTAAGGTCTTGGAGCAAGGCTTCCGGCCGGAACATCGCGTCCATGTGAGCAAGTTCAACTTGTCTCATCCGGATTCGTTTCGGACACTCTCAACCGAGGAAGACCCGAAAAACGGGAAATTCTCGGAAGTGGCTCTGAACGGAAACGGCCATGGGGCAGGGAAGTAG
- a CDS encoding ABC transporter permease subunit, which produces MDNNIHCRTPLFFGINAKPGEKLSKLLGLLPVALLLLVYFLIAQKRHEKNPDDKLMPYFSQMYGEMKEIITVPDKRSGKNFFLEDTKASLRRLAIGVGISAVFGYVAGIMIGLFPGLRSLFMPIITVLSNINPLAVLVIVLVALGIGEASKIFLIVFGIGIPIARSVEQMVEQIPNEVKVKQLTLGASQFEVLMRIVVPQMFPRLIDLVRVSLGAAWIFVIASEAVASTEGLGYRVYLQQRYMNMALIIPYVMYITALAYSCDYILKLSLKLRCFAWYSKVSN; this is translated from the coding sequence ATGGACAACAACATCCATTGTCGGACTCCGTTATTCTTTGGCATCAATGCCAAACCGGGCGAGAAGCTTTCAAAACTTCTCGGACTCTTGCCGGTTGCGCTCTTGCTCCTGGTTTATTTCCTGATCGCCCAAAAGCGTCACGAAAAAAATCCGGATGACAAACTGATGCCGTACTTCAGTCAGATGTACGGCGAAATGAAGGAAATAATCACTGTCCCGGACAAGCGTTCGGGCAAGAATTTTTTCCTCGAAGATACCAAGGCGAGTCTGCGAAGGCTTGCCATCGGTGTCGGTATTTCCGCAGTCTTTGGCTATGTGGCCGGAATTATGATCGGACTTTTCCCGGGCCTGCGGTCCTTGTTTATGCCGATTATTACTGTCCTCTCAAATATCAACCCCTTGGCGGTGCTAGTCATCGTCTTGGTGGCGCTTGGTATCGGTGAAGCTTCCAAAATTTTTCTGATTGTTTTCGGCATCGGGATCCCGATTGCGCGAAGCGTCGAACAAATGGTGGAGCAAATCCCGAACGAGGTTAAGGTCAAGCAATTGACTCTTGGTGCGTCGCAGTTTGAAGTCTTGATGCGCATCGTGGTGCCACAGATGTTTCCGCGACTCATTGACTTGGTTCGAGTGTCGCTCGGCGCCGCTTGGATCTTTGTGATTGCGTCAGAAGCGGTAGCGTCAACGGAAGGTTTGGGTTATCGGGTTTACCTCCAACAGAGGTACATGAACATGGCCCTGATTATTCCGTATGTGATGTATATCACCGCCCTGGCCTACAGTTGCGACTACATCCTAAAGCTCTCGCTTAAGTTGCGTTGCTTCGCTTGGTATAGCAAAGTCAGCAACTAG